ATGGTCGGCGACCTCGGCCGCACGGAGCTCGCCGTCAGCGCCGAGCAGGGCGCAAAGGACCTGTTCCACAGCGTGGGACGGCTGAAGGCGCTGCCGGACTACGTTGAGGTTCTGCCCGGCGCCTATGCCGGCTCGGTGTGTGGCCGGCGCCTGAGCGGCAAGCCCTGGTCGACCATCGGCTTCGAGCGACGCTACAACGAGGCGTTCAGGATCGGAGAGCAGGCCGAGTTCATCCGCTTCATGCTCGCCGAGATTCCGCCGGCCCCGCCAGAGGCGGCCGCACTGAGGGCTGCGAACTCCGGCGCGACGGCTGTGGCAGCCTGACCGATGAGCGAATCGCCATCGATTTCACAGTCGACGGGCTCGCGTGTCAGGCTCGGGCTCAAGGATAACTGGCGGCAGTTCGCGCTGCTCATCCTGATCAATGCCTTTGTCGGCGGCATGGTCGGGATCGAGCGAACGGTTGTGCCGCTGATCGGATCGGAAGAGTTCGGCATTGCCTCGACGACGATCGTGGTTTCCTTCATCGTCAGCTTCGGCGTCGTCAAGGCCCTTGCCAATCTCGTCTCCGGGCAGCTCGCCGATAACTGGGGCCGCAAGCGTGTCCTCGTCCTCGGCTGGCTGGTCGGGCTGCCCGTCCCCTTCATGATCGTATGGGCCCCGAGTTGGGGATGGATCATTGCGGCCAATGCGCTGCTCGGCATCAATCAGGGGCTTGCCTGGTCGATGACGGTGATCATGAAAGTCGATCTGGTCGGGCCGAAGTCGCGCGGTCTTGCGGTCGGCCTCAACGAGTTCGCCGGCTATCTCGCCGTAGGTGTCACGGCATTCCTCACCGGCTATCTCGCCTCTCGATACGGCCTTCGGCCGGTGCCGATCTATCTCGGTATCGGCTATGCGGTCCTGGGGGCCTTGCTGTCGATCGCGCTGGTTCGCGACACGCGTGAACACGTCCGGCTCGAAGCCGCCGGGTCTTCAAAGCCACCAACTTCGATGAGCTTTCGTGAAATCTTCGTCCTCACCTCGTTCCGGGACCGCAATCTCTTCGCCGCGTCGCAGGCCGGTCTCGTCAATAACCTCAACGACGGCATGAGCTGGGGCATCTTCCCGCTGTTCTTTGCCTCCTTCGGCCTCGGCGTCGAGCGCATCGGCATTCTGAAGGCGATCTATCCCGCGACATGGGGAATCCTGCAGGTCGCCACCGGTCCCTTGAGTGATCGCTGGGGCCGCAAGGGCCTGATCGCCGCCGGCATGTGGATCCAGTCAGCCGGCCTGTTCCTCACCGCTGCGACGCGCCAGTACCAATGGTGGCTGGTCGGCAGCCTTCTGCTCGGACTCGGAACGGCGATGGTCTACCCGAGCCTGATTGCGGCCGTCTCCGATGCCTCGCATCCGACGTGGCGGGCGCGCTCGCTCAGCGTCTACCGCTTTTGGCGCGACCTCGGTTATGCCATCGGCGCGCTCTCGGCGGGTATCATCGCCGACATTTTCGGGATGGCGTGGGCGATCGGGTCGATCGCCGCGCTGACTTTTCTTTCCGGTGTCGTCGTGGCCGTGCTCATGTGTGAGCGTGCGAGCCCCTCTCTTGATCTTGCGCAAGATCCAAAACCACTCGGCCAATTAAAATAATGTTAGTTGCAAAGATGGAGGCAACCAATGCCAAAAGCTTTGATCAAGATCGTCGCCCCAGCGGGGGCCGCTCTCGCGCTTTTATCCAGCGCGGCATGGGCGCAGACGCCCTCGGACGCCGACAGATACGCCTATGGGCCGCATATGATGTGGTGGGGCGGAGGAGGGTACGCCATGATACTCGGTCCGCTGTTCATGATCCTTGTACTTACGGCGTTGATCGCTGCCGTAGTCCTGCTCGCACGCTGGGCCGGTGGGCCATGGCAGGGAACAATCCCGCCGCATTACATGCCGCCGGGTCGCACCGCCCTCGACATTCTCAAGGAGCGCTTTGCGCGAGGCGAGATCGATAAGGACGAGTTCGAGCAGCGGCGGCGCGTGCTCGGCGATTGAGCTGTCCGCATTGGACGATTGGTAGATGCGGAAACCGCATGCCGACCGAGCTTGCTCGATAGAGAGAAGGAAGGATGCCTGTGCAGATCCTGTTCATCCTGAATGACCCGCCCTACGGTACCGAACGTGTCTACAATGGCCTGCGGCTGGCGCAGGCGCTGCTCAAGAGCGATCCGCAGGCGAGTGTGACCGTGTTCCTCATGGCAGACGCGGTCATTGCCGGCAAGGCGGGCCAGAAGACGCCGGACGGCTACTACAATGTCGAACGAATGCTGAAGCGCTTGCTCGCCGGCAGCGGCAAGGTGCTTCTGTGCGGCACCTGCATGGACGCGCGCGGCCTCGAAGAATCTGCCGTCGTGCCGGGCGCGCGCCGGAGCACCATGGACGAACTCGCGGCGGCAACCTTAGAGGCCGATAAGGTGCTGGTCTTCTAACAGCACGTTGTCTCAACCTCGAAAGAGCGTTTGCACGCTCATCGACATTCAAGGAACAAGGCATGGGTCAGTGGGAACCAACGCAGCTTGCCACGCTTGGCGGTCTGGCGATCGGCATGCTGTTTGGAGGTGTCGCTCAAGCCACAGCGTTTTGTAGTAGCGGGGCTATCCTTGATTTCGTGCGATCAGGCGACGGCAATCGCCTGCGTGCCTGGCTGTTGGCGATGGCGGCGGCGATCTTTTCCGCTCAGTTGTTGCTGGGCTTCGATGTCCTGGATGTGCGCAAGGCGGTCTACCTGACCGCCCCCTTGAACCTCGCCGGCCCCGTGCTGGGCGGTCTCATGTTCGGAATTGGCATGATGCTGGCGCAAGGTTGCGCCGCGCGGAATCTCGTTCGTCTCGGCGGCGGCAACCTGCGGGCTCTCGTGGTCGTTCTTGTCTTCTCCATCTCCGCCTATGCTGCCATGCGCGGGATTCTTGGGCCAGGCCGTATCGAACTGGAACGCCTCACGCGCGTCAATCCCGGCGCTGCCGGCGTGCCGGAACTCCTTGCCGGAGTTTTGGGGGTGGCGGCTGAACAGGCGCGCTGGATCGTCGCCCTTGGCACTGCGGGCGCCCTCGCGGTGTTCTGCTTCGCAAGCTCGGCCTTTCGTTCTTCGCCGCGCAATATAATCACTGGTCTGGCGATCGGTTTGCTTGTGATCGCGGGCTGGTATCTCACCGGCGTCCTGGCGCAGGACGAGTTCAACCCGACGCCGCCTTCGAGCCTGACCTTCGTCGCTCCGCTTGCCGACAGCCTGCAATACGTCATGCTCTTCACCGGGATGAGCGCCAATTTCGGGATAGCGGTGGTGGGCGGCGTCATCCTTGGGGCCTTCCTGATGGCGCTGGCTCGCCGCCGCTTTCGGATCGAGGGATTTGGCGACCAGCGGGACTTCATTCGTCAGTTAGCCGGAGCCGTACTGATGGGTACGGGCGGTGTGTTCGCCATGGGCTGCACGGTCGGCCAGGGATTGACGGGGCTCTCGACATTATCGCTCGGCTCAGTTCTCGCGGCACTTTCAATCGGCGCGGGCGGTTTTCTGGGAGCCCGGTTGTTCGAGGCGCCTACCGACGTAGCTAATGAACGTCGCACAGCTTCCGCGGCAACGAGCAGGGTCAGGGCGACATGACCGCGCAACGCATCTATCTCGACTACAACGCCAGCACGCCGATCGATCCGGCAGTCTCCGCTGCAATGATGCCGTTTCTGGCGGATCATTTCGGTAACCCGTCGAGCGGGCATTGGGCCGCCGCGCCAGCGAAAGCCGCGCTTGAAAGGGCGCGTGGGCAAATTGCGGCCGTGCTTGGCTGTGAGGATGATGAAGTCGTCTTCACCAGCGGCGGCAGCGAGGCCAACAACCTTGCGCTCAAAGGCGTGTTTTTTGCACGGCGCAGCGGTGGCGATCACATCATCACTACCAGGATCGAACACCCGGCGATCATCGAACCGTGCCGCTTTCTTGAACGCCTGGGCGCGCGGATAACCCGTCTGCCGGTAGATGGATTCGGGCGCGTCGATCCCAATGACCTGCGCCGGGCCATCACGCCGCACACCATCCTCGTCAGCATCATGCACGCCAACAACGAGGTGGGCACCATCCAGCCGATTGAGGAGTGCGCGCGCATCGCCCGCGATCATGGCATCCTGTTTCATACCGACGCCGCCCAATCGGTCGGCAAGATTGCAACAGACGTGAACGGGCTCGGCGTCGACCTGCTCTCGATCGCCGGGCACAAGCTATACGCCCCCAAGGGTGTCGGCGCCCTGTTCGTTCGCCGTGGCGTCCAACTCGAGCCGCTCATTCACGGGGCCGGACACGAGAGCGGGCGGCGCGCCGGGACCGAGAGCGCGTTGCTGGCGGTCGGTCTCGGCAAGGCTTGCGAGCTGGCGTGCGATCTCTCGCCGATGGATCGGGTGCGCGCCTTGCGCGACCACTTCTGGCGTGAACTGCAGTCGCGGTTCGGCAATGGCATCGCTCTCAACGGACATCCGACGCATCGCCTGCCGAACACGCTCAATGTTTCCTTCATCGGCCGCGCCGGCGGCGAGATACTGGAACGGCTGGACGGCGTCGCCGCCTCGACGGGCTCGGCGTGCCATTCGGGGCACATCGAACTGTCGCCCGTCCTTGCGGCGATGTGCGTCGCGCCCGAAGTGGGCATGGGGGCCATCCGCTTCAGCCTCGGGCGCGGAACGACCCGCGAGGAAATCGACGCGGTTGCCGAACGCCTGAGTGGCGCCCTCGCAGTTGTTTCATGACCCGTGGCGCGGAACGCGGCATGGGCGGTGCACAACCGGCCGAAGAGCTGACAGCGTCGTATGTCCGGTGGCGATCGAGCCGTCTCGGCCGGATCACCGACGCCCTTGAGCGGCAACTGCTCGCGAGACTTCTCGGCAAGGTCGATGGCAAGAAGCTGCTCGACGTCGGGTGCGGCGATGGCGCAATGGCATTCGAACTGGCGCGGCAGGGCGCAAGCGTAACCGCGCTCGATGCCGATCCGTCCATGATTGCAGCCGCCCGCCTTCGCGCGGAAAGCGAAGCCACCCGCGCTCAGTTCGTGGAAGGCAACGCCGAGAGCCTGCCCTTCGATGACGCGACTTTCGATATCGTGGTGGCGGTGACCGTGCTTTGCTTCGTTCGAGACGCCGAGCGCGCGGTGAAGGAAATCGCCCGCGTTCTCAAGCCCGGAGGACGGCTTGTCATCGGCGAACTCGGACGCTGGAGCCTTTGGGCCACGCAACGGCGCATCCGCGGCTGGCTCGGACATCCGGTCTGGGGTGCAGTGAAGTTCCGGACGGCGGCGGACCTGCGAAGCCTCGCGGAGGCGGCGGGGTTGCGTGTCGTTGCGATACACGGAGCCGTGCATTATCCGCCGTGCGGCCTCGCAGCACGGCTCCTTGCCCCGGTTGATCCATGGCTTGGGCGGAAGACGACATTCGGAGCCGCATTCCTGGCCATGTCTGCGGTCAGGCAGCGATGAATTTGCGGCGGATACGGAGAACCACTTTGGAAAAGACGGAAACGCCGCCAATCCTCGCGAACAAGCATTACGGTACCGCCTCCGCCTTCAAACCCGAGAACCTGTTGCGCGAAGCACGGCGCCAAAAAGGGCTTCCGACGGGCTCCGTACCGGAGATCTGCATTCTCGATCCCGATGGCGACATGGTTCGATATCTGCGCGCCGCAGGCCTGGCTGACCGTCACCCCGATTGGGCGTGCTACCACACCGATCTCCATGTCTTCCGCAAGGGCGGGCATGAATATGGCATCGTCGGCGGCGTTGTCGGAGCCTCGTTTGCGGTCCTGGTCGCAGAAGAGTTGTTCGCATCGGGCTGCCGGTTTCTTGTAAGCATGACCTCCTCAGGTCAAATCTTGCCCGTGCAGGCACCGCCGTATTTCATTGTCATCGAACGTGCGCTTCGCGACGAAGGGACCAGTTACCATTACCTGCCCCCTTCCGATTACAGCGAAGCGGCCCCTGATCTGACGCGGATGGCAAGGAAAGCGCTGATGACGGCGGGCATTCCAATTCAGTCCGGCGCGACATGGACCACCGATGCTCCATTCCGGGAAACCGAGCAGGCGATCGACGCGGCAAGGAACGCCGGCATTCTTGCCGTGGAAATGGAGGCGGCGGCGCTCTATGCGTTTGCGAGGGCCCGCGATTGCGCGGTGCTTTGCCTGGCGCACGTGACCAACCAGATGGGTCGGATCGAGGGAGACTTTGAAAAAGGCGTTGCGGATGGAGCCGAGGAATCGCTCGAGGTAATCGCCTCGGCCGCGGCGGGCTGGCGGACGGAGGTGCGGTCATGAATCTCCATGAGCGCTGCATCCTGCCACCCATTCGTGCAGGCGGGTGTGTCAGGCCTTCTTGAGTCGACGCAGGCGGCAGCCGTTGTTAGAAGATGATTGATGTCTGTCGCAGCGGGCGCGGCCTGTTGTCGGGATGAGTGGTGATGCGTTCGAGCCTGCCCAATGCTTGAGATCGACGGCTTCTTCCGACCAGCCGCCGCCACATTGGCGCTGCTGACCGCGTTCCTGCTGCTGCGTGACGCAAGGTCCGATTTGCGGGCGCGCTTGGGCGCGCTGTTTGCAATCGGGACCGCCGCCTATATGTATTGCTCGGGCGCTCTTGGGGGCTGGGGTGTCGGCTCGTTGCTGCTGCCGCTATGCATCGGCAACAACGTGTTTTTCTGGTGGTTCGCGCTGGCGCTGCTCGATGACGACTTTCGCCTCGAGGCGGTCCATGCCGGCGTCCTGATAGCCGTGCTGGCCCTGGGTTTCGCCCGTTTCGGATCCCGCCTTCTTGAATACGCCGCCCTTGGGCAAGCGCTCGCTATCGTCCATAACCTCATCATTCTGACCCTCGGCGCTCACGTATTGCTGCTGGCCTGGCGCGGCTATGACAACGACCTCTCGGAGAGCCGGAGGCGGTTCAGGCTGCTTTTTCTGATCGGTGGAAGTCTGGCGGCTGTGGGGATTGCGGTCGCCGAGGTCGCCCTTGCCGGGCGGCCTCCAGTGGCCTGGATGCTGGCGCTGCAATCCGCATTTGTTACGATCCTCGCGGCGGCGGCGGCGGCATGGTTGCTCGGCGCGTCCGCATCGCGCCTGGCGTTTCAAAGCATCACGGCTGCCGGGCAGGCCGAACCCGTTCCGGTTCCGGATCGCCAGAGGCTGATCGATGAAACCCTTGCCGCGGCCCTGGAGCGTGCCATCAATATCGACAAGCTGTATCTCGAACAGGGTTTGACGATCGCCGCGCTGGCCAGGAGATTGGGGGTGCCGGAGCATCGTCTGCGCAAACACATCAACGAGGCGCTCGGCCACAGCAATTTCAACGCTTACGTGAACCGGCATCGCATTGCCGCCGCCAAGGCCGCCTTGCGCGACCCCCAGCTGGCGCATTTGCCGGTGCTCACCATCGCGCTCGACTCCGGCTTTGCCTCGCTGCCTCCCTTCAATCGCGCCTTCCGTGCCGAAACCGGTCAGTCCGCAACGGCCTACCGAAGCACCGCGCTGGCGGAGGCACGCGGCGTCAATGGGCGGGTCGAATCTGAAAAAAGCTAGCCGATTTCGAAATCGACCGCATTTGGCCAGAAATCGAGCGGACGGGCCGGGGTTTGGCGGCTAGTTCCGGCGGCGGTTCTCGTGGAGGACCAACGCAAGGAGAGTTCCGCGCCATGACGCAATTGACATCGATCCTCGATGAATTCCGCCAAATCTGGCCCTATATTTTTGCCGGCGACCTCGCCCGCTATCTGATCGGCGCCGGCTCCGTATTCCTTCTCATCTGGGTGCTCTTCCGGTCGCGACTGGCAGCCCGGAAGATCCGGAAAAATACCCCACCGGCCGGTCAAATCTGGCGGGAGATCGGTCATTCGCTGGTGACGGTCTGCATCTTCGCGACTGTCGGGACATCGATCGGGATCGGAGCGATGCATGGCGTATTTCAGGTCTACACCGACGTTTCCCTTTATGGCTGGCCTTATCTCGCTGGAAGCGTCGTTGCCATGATCGTGGTGCAGGATGCCTATTTCTACTGGGTGCATCGGCTGATGCACCGCGTGCCGCTGCTGTGGAAAGTGCATGCCACTCACCATCGCTCGCACAATCCAACCCCGTGGACGGCCTACGCGTTCGATCCGGGCGAAGCCCTGATCCACGCGCTGTTCATGCCGATGTTCGTCGCGATCGTTCCGATGCACGTCGGCGGCCTGTTCGCATTCACGGCCCACATGATGCTGCGCAATGCCGTCGGTCATTGCGGCTACGAGCTGTTTCCGAAGGGTTGGGCGGATCGTCCGATACTGGGTCTCGTGACCATGGTCACCCACCACGACATGCACCACGAGCACGCGCCGCGGAATTTCGGGCTGTATTTTACGTGGTGGGATCGGCTGATGGGAACCGAGCATCCGGAATACCGGGCGCGCACCAAATTGATGACGCCGGACAATGGGATGCTTGATAGCCTCAAAGGCGCCTACGCGTCACAGGTCGGAGCGGAAAGTCCAGCCGGGGAATCGCTTGAGGCCATCGCCCTGGTGGGCTGGAGAGCGAATGAGGAACGTCGATGAATTTCTATGAGCGCTGGATATTGCCGCCCATTCTCGATCTGGTGATGCGACAGAAGCACCTCACGAAATATCGCCGCGAGGTGATCGCCGCCGCCCGCGGGCGCGTGCTCGAAATCGGCGTCGGCTCCGGATTGAATCTGCCGCTCTATGGCAAGCAGGTGGAGCTGGTCTACGGGCTCGATCCTTCGGCCAGACTGCTGGCCATCGCGCGCCGGCGTGCCGCCGCATCGGCGGTGCCCGTTGACCTCCTGCTGGGCTCGGCGACCGCGATCCCGCTTGCGGATGACAGCATCGATACCGTTGTGATGACGTGGACGCTTTGCTCGATCCCGGATCCGTTGGCTGCGTTGCGCGAGATGCGCAGGGTACTCAAGCCCGATGGCACTCTCTGCTTTGTCGAGCACGGACTGTCGCCCGAGCCGGGCATCGAACTCTGGCAGCACCGGATCACGCCGGCCTGGCGCCGCATGGCAGGCGGTTGCCATCTGGATCGCAAGATCGACGAACTCGTCCGTGTCGCCGGCTTCGATCTGACCAGCCTGCAGGCGGAATACGCGCCAGGGCCCCGCACCATGTCCTACATGTATGAAGGGTGCGCGTGCCGCAGTCATTCCGGCGGCATCGGCTCGCCCGTATCAGCCGATTGAGGAGGACCCCCGTTACCTGCCGAAGCTTGCCGGAGACGCGATCAACGCCCCGATAATGTTGTGGCCGCGCCCCGGGTACCGGTTGAGCCGATGCCGATCCGCCGCTAGCGTGCGGTGGCGACCGGGCTGGCGGGGAACATGGCTGAGGACCTACCGAACATCGGCGCCGGCGAGGCGGTATCGAAAGCCGCGCCGCAGGCGGACGAACCTGACCTGCCGCTGCTGCGCATCGACGCGGTGGTGAAGAAGTTCGGCGGCTTCCGCGCGGTGGACCGGGTCTCGCTCGACATCAGGGCCGGCGAGTTTTTCGCGCTGCTCGGCCCGTCAGGCTGCGGCAAGACCACGCTGCTGCGGATGATCGCCGGTTTCGAGACGCCGGACGAGGGCCGGATCCTGCTCGACGGCATGGACATCGCGCAGGTTCTGCCGCATCAGCGGCCGGTCAACATGATGTTCCAGAACTACGCGCTGTTTCCGCATCTTTCCGTGCGCGACAATATCGCGTTCGGACTGAAGCGCGCCGGCATGCCGCGCGCCGTGATCGACGCCCGCGTGGCCGAGATGGTGGCGCTGGTCAAGCTCGAGGGGCTCGAGAAGCGCAAGCCCGACCAGCTTTCCGGCGGCCAGAAGCAGCGCGTGGCGCTGGCGCGCTCGCTGGCGCGCCGCCCGCAGATCCTGCTGCTCGACGAGCCCCTGGCCGCGCTCGACAGGAAGCTGCGCGAGAGCACTCAGCTCGAATTGATGGAGCTGCAGCGGCGGCTTGGCATGACCTTCATCATCGTCACCCACGACCAGGAAGAGGCGATGACGGTGGCGAGCCGGATCGGCGTGATGGATCACGGCCGGCTCGAACAGGTGGCGGCGCCGCGCGAACTTTACGAGGCTCCCAACTCGCGCTGGATTGCCGAGTTCGTCGGCGACGTCAATCTGTTCGAGGGGCAGGTGGCGTCGAGCGAGGGAAATCGCCTGGCGATCTGGACGCGGGACGCCGGAACGATCACGGTCGCCGGGCCGCGCCGGCCGGTCACGAAAACCAATGTCAGCGTTGCGATCCGCCCCGAGAAGGTGAAGCTGTCGCGCCGCGGTCCGGTGCCGGATGCGGACCATGCCCATGCCATCAACCGGCTGGAAGGCATCGTGACCGATGTCGGTTATCTCGGCGGCTTCACCACCTACAAGGTCAGACTCGACACCGGCGCGGTGCTGCGTTCGTCGATGGCGAACACGGCGCGGATCGATATCGACGCCTACAGCCCGAGCCAGCGCGTGGTGGCGTGGTTCACGCCCGACGATTGCGTGGTGCTTGAGCAATGAGCGCCCGCCGCATCTTCGCCCGCCCGGCGCGCCTGGCCGCGATCGCGCCGTATTTGTGGATGGCCTTGTTCTTCCTGGTGCCGTTCGGCTTCGTGCTGAAGATCGGCCTGTCGCAGACCGCGGTGGCGCAGCCGCCCTATCTGCCGGTGTTCGATTTGACGCAAGGCGCAGCCGCGCTGAAGGCGGCCGCCGCCCAACTGTCGCTGGATAATTTCCGCCTCTTGGTCTCCGACAATCTCTACATCCTGTCCTATCTGCGCAGCCTGATCGTTGCCGCGGTCTCGACGGCGATCCTGCTCGGAATCGGCTACCCCATCGCCTACGGCATGGCGCGGCTGCCGCGGCACTGGCAATCGATCGCGATGATGCTGGTGATCGTGCCGTTCTGGACCTCGTTCCTGATCCGGATCTACGCCTGGATCAACATCCTGCAGCACGACGGCCTGCTCAACAAAATCCTGCTGGCGCTGCATCTGGTCTCAGCACCGGTGGTGTGGCTGTCGACCGACAGCGCGATGTATCTCGGCATCGTCTATTCCTATCTGCCGTTCATGATCCTGCCGCTCTATGCGACGCTGGCCAGGATGGACCCGGCGCTGCTGGAGGCGGCGAGCGATCTCGGCGCCTCGCCACGCAGCACGTTCTGGCTGGTGACGTTCCCGCTGTCGCTGCCGGGCGTCGGCGCCGGCGCGCTGCTCTGCTTCATTCCGATCGTCGGGGAGTTCGTGATCCCGGACCTGCTGGCGGGCTCCAATGCAATGATGATCGGCCAGACCCTGTGGCTGGAATTCTTCACCAACAAGGACTGGCCGGTGGCCTCCGCCGCCGCGGTGGTGCTGCTGGTGCTGCTGGTGGCGCCGCTCGCGCTCTACGACCGGATGCAGCGGCGCCAGCTCGAGGGCGTCAGCTGATGGCCCGTCCGCTCAACCGGATATCGCCGTTCAACGTCGTCTCGCTCGCGCTCGGCCTTGCGTTCCTCTACCTGCCGATCGTCATCCTCGTGATCTATTCGTTCAATGCGTCGCGGCTGGTCACGGTGTGGGGCGGCTGGTCGCTGCGCTGGTACCGCGAATTCCTGCATGACCGCGCCATGCTGGATGCGGCCTGGATGAGTCTTAAGGTGGCGGCGGTCTCGGCCACATCAGCGACGCTGCTCGGCACGCTCGCCGCGGTGGCGCTGTCGCGCGGCGAGCGCTTCAAGGGCCGTACGCTGTTTTCCGGCATGCTCTATGCGCCGCTGGTGATGCCCGAAGTCATCACCGGGCTTTCGCTGCTGCTGCTGTTCGTCGCGGTCGGCGCCGAGCGCGGGTTCTGGACGGTGACGATCGCGCATACCACGCTGACGATGTGCTTCGTTGCGGTGGTGGTGCAGTCGCGGCTGGCGCCGCTCGACCGCAGCCTGGAAGAGGCGGCGATGGATCTCGGCTGCAATCCGGTGCAGGCGTTCCTCCGCGTCACGCTGCCGCTGATCTTCCCCGCCATCGCCGCCGGCTGGATGCTGGCGTTCACGCTGTCGCTGGACGACGTGGTGATCGCGAGCTTCACCACCGGCCCCGGTTCGGCGACGCTGCCGATCCGGATCTATTCGGAGGTGCGGCTCGGGGTGAAGCCCGAGATCAACGCCATCTGCACGCTGGTGCTCGCCTTGATCGCGGTGGTTATCATTGTGGCTTCGTTCGCCTCGAAGCTCACGAGCGCGCGGGGCGAGAGCGCCGCGCCGCTGTAAGGCGAGCAGTTGCGCGGAGCCCCCATCGATGCCGCGGATTGAGGTCGTCATCACCGGGCTCGACCCGGTGATCCCCTTCTTCGAGACAACTTGTTACGAAGAATGATGGATGCCCGGATCAAGTCCGGGCATGACGAACTCTCTTCAGGGAGACAACGCAGTCTCATCTCGATTCAGTTTTCAAACAGCCAGGAGTTCGTCATTGCGAGCGTTAGCGAAGCAAACCAGCTTGCTGCACAAGGAAAGAAGCTGGATTGCTTCGTCGCTGCGTTCCTCGCAATGACGGCGGTATATGTGTGGTGGGTTTCGCCGCAAAAGCGGTTAAGGCAAACCTAGTTCGCCTTCGGCGCTTCGGCCGGTGCGCTGGCGGCGGGCGCCGGCGCAGCCGCTTCCGGCGCCGCGGCCGGCTTCGTGCC
The genomic region above belongs to Bradyrhizobium sediminis and contains:
- a CDS encoding MFS transporter gives rise to the protein MSESPSISQSTGSRVRLGLKDNWRQFALLILINAFVGGMVGIERTVVPLIGSEEFGIASTTIVVSFIVSFGVVKALANLVSGQLADNWGRKRVLVLGWLVGLPVPFMIVWAPSWGWIIAANALLGINQGLAWSMTVIMKVDLVGPKSRGLAVGLNEFAGYLAVGVTAFLTGYLASRYGLRPVPIYLGIGYAVLGALLSIALVRDTREHVRLEAAGSSKPPTSMSFREIFVLTSFRDRNLFAASQAGLVNNLNDGMSWGIFPLFFASFGLGVERIGILKAIYPATWGILQVATGPLSDRWGRKGLIAAGMWIQSAGLFLTAATRQYQWWLVGSLLLGLGTAMVYPSLIAAVSDASHPTWRARSLSVYRFWRDLGYAIGALSAGIIADIFGMAWAIGSIAALTFLSGVVVAVLMCERASPSLDLAQDPKPLGQLK
- a CDS encoding SHOCT domain-containing protein, whose translation is MPKALIKIVAPAGAALALLSSAAWAQTPSDADRYAYGPHMMWWGGGGYAMILGPLFMILVLTALIAAVVLLARWAGGPWQGTIPPHYMPPGRTALDILKERFARGEIDKDEFEQRRRVLGD
- a CDS encoding DsrE/DsrF/TusD sulfur relay family protein is translated as MPVQILFILNDPPYGTERVYNGLRLAQALLKSDPQASVTVFLMADAVIAGKAGQKTPDGYYNVERMLKRLLAGSGKVLLCGTCMDARGLEESAVVPGARRSTMDELAAATLEADKVLVF
- a CDS encoding YeeE/YedE family protein — its product is MGQWEPTQLATLGGLAIGMLFGGVAQATAFCSSGAILDFVRSGDGNRLRAWLLAMAAAIFSAQLLLGFDVLDVRKAVYLTAPLNLAGPVLGGLMFGIGMMLAQGCAARNLVRLGGGNLRALVVVLVFSISAYAAMRGILGPGRIELERLTRVNPGAAGVPELLAGVLGVAAEQARWIVALGTAGALAVFCFASSAFRSSPRNIITGLAIGLLVIAGWYLTGVLAQDEFNPTPPSSLTFVAPLADSLQYVMLFTGMSANFGIAVVGGVILGAFLMALARRRFRIEGFGDQRDFIRQLAGAVLMGTGGVFAMGCTVGQGLTGLSTLSLGSVLAALSIGAGGFLGARLFEAPTDVANERRTASAATSRVRAT
- a CDS encoding cysteine desulfurase family protein; its protein translation is MTAQRIYLDYNASTPIDPAVSAAMMPFLADHFGNPSSGHWAAAPAKAALERARGQIAAVLGCEDDEVVFTSGGSEANNLALKGVFFARRSGGDHIITTRIEHPAIIEPCRFLERLGARITRLPVDGFGRVDPNDLRRAITPHTILVSIMHANNEVGTIQPIEECARIARDHGILFHTDAAQSVGKIATDVNGLGVDLLSIAGHKLYAPKGVGALFVRRGVQLEPLIHGAGHESGRRAGTESALLAVGLGKACELACDLSPMDRVRALRDHFWRELQSRFGNGIALNGHPTHRLPNTLNVSFIGRAGGEILERLDGVAASTGSACHSGHIELSPVLAAMCVAPEVGMGAIRFSLGRGTTREEIDAVAERLSGALAVVS
- a CDS encoding class I SAM-dependent methyltransferase encodes the protein MTRGAERGMGGAQPAEELTASYVRWRSSRLGRITDALERQLLARLLGKVDGKKLLDVGCGDGAMAFELARQGASVTALDADPSMIAAARLRAESEATRAQFVEGNAESLPFDDATFDIVVAVTVLCFVRDAERAVKEIARVLKPGGRLVIGELGRWSLWATQRRIRGWLGHPVWGAVKFRTAADLRSLAEAAGLRVVAIHGAVHYPPCGLAARLLAPVDPWLGRKTTFGAAFLAMSAVRQR
- a CDS encoding nucleoside phosphorylase, translating into MEKTETPPILANKHYGTASAFKPENLLREARRQKGLPTGSVPEICILDPDGDMVRYLRAAGLADRHPDWACYHTDLHVFRKGGHEYGIVGGVVGASFAVLVAEELFASGCRFLVSMTSSGQILPVQAPPYFIVIERALRDEGTSYHYLPPSDYSEAAPDLTRMARKALMTAGIPIQSGATWTTDAPFRETEQAIDAARNAGILAVEMEAAALYAFARARDCAVLCLAHVTNQMGRIEGDFEKGVADGAEESLEVIASAAAGWRTEVRS
- a CDS encoding helix-turn-helix domain-containing protein — encoded protein: MLEIDGFFRPAAATLALLTAFLLLRDARSDLRARLGALFAIGTAAYMYCSGALGGWGVGSLLLPLCIGNNVFFWWFALALLDDDFRLEAVHAGVLIAVLALGFARFGSRLLEYAALGQALAIVHNLIILTLGAHVLLLAWRGYDNDLSESRRRFRLLFLIGGSLAAVGIAVAEVALAGRPPVAWMLALQSAFVTILAAAAAAWLLGASASRLAFQSITAAGQAEPVPVPDRQRLIDETLAAALERAINIDKLYLEQGLTIAALARRLGVPEHRLRKHINEALGHSNFNAYVNRHRIAAAKAALRDPQLAHLPVLTIALDSGFASLPPFNRAFRAETGQSATAYRSTALAEARGVNGRVESEKS
- a CDS encoding sterol desaturase family protein, translating into MTQLTSILDEFRQIWPYIFAGDLARYLIGAGSVFLLIWVLFRSRLAARKIRKNTPPAGQIWREIGHSLVTVCIFATVGTSIGIGAMHGVFQVYTDVSLYGWPYLAGSVVAMIVVQDAYFYWVHRLMHRVPLLWKVHATHHRSHNPTPWTAYAFDPGEALIHALFMPMFVAIVPMHVGGLFAFTAHMMLRNAVGHCGYELFPKGWADRPILGLVTMVTHHDMHHEHAPRNFGLYFTWWDRLMGTEHPEYRARTKLMTPDNGMLDSLKGAYASQVGAESPAGESLEAIALVGWRANEERR